In Hwangdonia lutea, a single window of DNA contains:
- a CDS encoding VCBS repeat-containing protein — MKKIILYTILGFTLVNCNQNKSFKTIKTIENKPSNGTTLFSLIPNEKTSFDFQNNVEETADINFLNYGNIYNGGGVATADFNNDGLVDIFFISNQNANKLYLNEGDFKFKDITATSGLEDPEGWSNGVSVVDINNDGWLDIYICKSGTGKTNFNQENKLFINQKNNTFIDKAKEWKINNPGFSTQSYFFDFDKDGDLDMYLVSHRPDFENTSRLNMRIERDYSRFSSDILYRNDGTHFSEITHPAGMVNKTFGLSASIGDFNNDGWPDVYVCNDFLTPDMLYINNQDGTFTNEILDRIKHTSFSSMGSDYADLNNDAHPDLFVLEMASEDHVRSKQNMASMNTENFWALVKNGYHHQYMVNTLQLNRGNGKFSEIAQISGLAKTDWSWAPLIADFDNDGLKDIFVTNGILKDMANQDFRTELNKRFSGKNKPSFQEITDLQPSTKLSNYSFKNEGNLSFTKNPDHWGLKEKTQSNGAAYADFDNDGDLDLIINNINDTPLLYQNNDTKNFIQIQLNGDAKNKFAIGTKITITANNIKQYQELYTSRGFISSVQNIVNFGVGDAPIIDEILIEWPNQNITTLTNVKANQIISVNQDSGTPKENNNQKKIETLLKSGNPSEQGIVYKHNENEFDDFKEQILLPHSQSTNGPFIDKADVNGDGLEDFFIGGAKDQSGELYIQNEDGTFKKQNTTVWKKDKQYEDLGLLFIDVDNDDDFDLYVVSGGAEFEENSSLYQDRIYVNDGNGNFSKGENILPKINASGQVVKASDIDGDGDLDLFVGGRVIPNKYPYAPESYILINENGRFYNKTETIAPAIKNVGLVTDALFTDFDNDNDKDLIVVGEWMPITIFENNKGKFTPLVNNSLKNTEGLWFSIEGTDIDNDGDTDYFVGNLGLNTKYKASTEKPFHVFCDDFDNSGTFDIVLTSNYKGTLVPSRGRECSSQQMPFIKDKFPTYFEFAEATLEDIYGKEALDRALHLKVHMLNSVFLENNGDGSFNIKSLPKMLQIAPIMDFEFVDINNDKHKEIIAVGNHYFAEVETVRYDASLGSVLSYKDKTFKVLDMEHTGFVNEGNSKNIITINKKNDTLLLFTNNNDKVNLFHVQNAE; from the coding sequence TTGAAAAAAATAATTCTCTATACCATCCTAGGCTTTACACTGGTTAATTGCAACCAAAACAAATCATTTAAAACGATAAAGACTATTGAAAATAAACCTTCAAATGGCACCACGCTTTTTTCATTAATTCCCAATGAAAAAACAAGTTTCGATTTTCAAAATAATGTCGAAGAAACGGCAGATATAAATTTTTTAAATTATGGAAACATTTACAATGGCGGTGGTGTGGCTACTGCCGATTTTAACAACGACGGTTTGGTGGATATCTTTTTCATTTCCAATCAAAACGCCAACAAACTCTATTTAAACGAAGGCGATTTTAAATTTAAGGATATTACCGCAACCTCAGGACTAGAAGATCCCGAGGGATGGTCTAATGGGGTTTCGGTGGTTGATATTAATAATGATGGTTGGCTCGATATTTATATATGTAAATCCGGAACTGGCAAAACCAACTTTAACCAAGAAAACAAACTGTTTATCAATCAGAAAAACAACACATTTATTGATAAAGCCAAAGAGTGGAAAATTAATAACCCCGGATTTAGCACACAATCTTATTTTTTCGATTTTGACAAAGATGGGGATTTGGACATGTACCTGGTAAGCCACAGGCCAGATTTTGAGAATACGAGCAGACTAAACATGCGTATTGAAAGAGATTACTCAAGATTTAGCTCAGATATACTATATCGAAACGACGGCACACACTTTTCCGAAATCACACATCCTGCTGGCATGGTTAATAAAACATTTGGGCTCAGTGCCTCCATTGGCGATTTTAATAATGATGGCTGGCCCGATGTATATGTGTGTAACGATTTTTTAACACCAGACATGCTATATATAAACAACCAAGACGGTACGTTTACAAATGAAATTTTAGATAGAATAAAGCACACCTCATTTAGTAGCATGGGATCAGATTATGCCGATTTAAATAACGACGCCCACCCCGATTTATTTGTATTGGAAATGGCTTCTGAAGATCACGTTCGTAGCAAGCAAAATATGGCTTCAATGAATACAGAAAATTTTTGGGCTTTAGTTAAAAACGGCTATCATCACCAATACATGGTTAACACCTTACAGTTAAATCGAGGTAACGGAAAGTTTAGCGAAATAGCACAAATAAGCGGTTTAGCAAAAACCGATTGGAGTTGGGCGCCATTAATTGCCGATTTTGACAATGATGGATTGAAAGATATTTTTGTTACCAATGGCATTCTAAAGGATATGGCTAACCAAGATTTTAGAACCGAATTAAATAAAAGATTTTCAGGGAAAAACAAACCAAGTTTTCAAGAAATTACCGATTTACAACCCTCTACAAAACTTAGCAATTATAGTTTTAAAAACGAAGGTAACCTTAGTTTTACAAAAAACCCAGACCATTGGGGGTTAAAGGAAAAAACACAATCCAACGGTGCGGCTTATGCCGATTTTGACAATGACGGCGATTTGGATTTAATTATAAACAACATTAACGACACCCCCCTGCTTTACCAAAATAACGACACGAAAAATTTTATTCAAATTCAACTAAATGGTGATGCCAAAAACAAATTTGCCATTGGCACCAAAATAACCATAACGGCAAACAACATCAAGCAATACCAAGAATTATATACCAGCAGAGGTTTTATATCATCTGTTCAAAATATTGTGAATTTCGGTGTTGGTGATGCTCCAATTATCGATGAGATTTTAATCGAATGGCCAAACCAAAATATCACGACACTTACAAACGTAAAAGCCAATCAAATAATTTCAGTAAATCAGGATAGCGGCACTCCGAAAGAAAACAATAATCAAAAGAAAATTGAAACACTTTTAAAAAGTGGCAACCCTTCGGAACAAGGCATCGTTTATAAGCACAACGAAAATGAATTTGACGACTTTAAAGAACAAATTCTATTGCCCCACAGTCAGTCTACCAACGGGCCGTTTATCGATAAAGCCGATGTAAACGGCGACGGATTAGAAGATTTTTTTATTGGCGGCGCTAAAGACCAAAGTGGCGAATTATATATTCAGAATGAAGACGGAACCTTTAAAAAACAAAACACTACGGTTTGGAAAAAGGACAAACAATATGAAGATTTAGGTTTGCTTTTTATAGATGTCGATAACGATGATGATTTTGATCTATATGTTGTAAGTGGCGGTGCAGAGTTTGAAGAAAACAGCAGTCTTTACCAAGATAGGATTTATGTAAACGATGGCAATGGCAACTTTAGCAAAGGCGAAAACATACTGCCAAAAATAAATGCTAGCGGACAAGTTGTAAAAGCTTCGGATATTGATGGTGATGGCGATTTAGACCTATTTGTTGGCGGCCGTGTGATTCCAAACAAATATCCATATGCCCCGGAATCCTATATATTAATAAACGAAAATGGCAGGTTTTACAACAAAACAGAAACGATAGCACCCGCCATAAAAAACGTTGGGCTTGTAACCGATGCACTATTTACGGATTTTGATAACGATAACGATAAGGACTTAATTGTTGTTGGCGAATGGATGCCCATCACCATTTTTGAAAACAACAAAGGAAAGTTTACGCCGTTGGTTAACAATTCATTAAAAAACACCGAAGGTCTTTGGTTTAGTATTGAGGGTACAGATATTGACAATGACGGCGACACGGATTATTTTGTTGGCAATTTAGGATTAAACACCAAATACAAAGCCAGCACAGAAAAACCGTTCCATGTGTTTTGCGATGATTTTGATAATTCCGGAACTTTCGATATTGTATTAACTTCAAACTACAAAGGCACTTTGGTACCATCGAGAGGGCGCGAATGCTCGTCGCAACAAATGCCTTTTATAAAAGACAAATTCCCCACATATTTTGAGTTTGCCGAAGCTACTTTAGAAGATATCTACGGCAAAGAAGCTTTAGATAGAGCACTGCACCTTAAAGTACACATGTTGAACAGTGTATTTTTAGAAAACAATGGCGACGGCAGTTTTAATATTAAAAGCCTACCAAAAATGTTGCAAATTGCGCCAATAATGGATTTTGAGTTTGTTGATATTAATAACGATAAACACAAAGAGATTATAGCTGTTGGCAACCATTACTTTGCCGAAGTAGAAACGGTGCGCTACGATGCATCGTTGGGCAGTGTTTTATCTTATAAAGACAAAACCTTTAAAGTACTAGACATGGAACATACGGGCTTTGTAAATGAAGGAAACTCAAAAAACATCATTACCATCAACAAAAAAAATGACACCCTATTGTTATTCACAAACAACAATGATAAAGTTAATTTGTTTCATGTTCAAAATGCAGAATAA
- a CDS encoding SusC/RagA family TonB-linked outer membrane protein, translated as MIQKLLKLMFVFCLFSMQSIQGQNTITGTITDSATGIPLGGANVIEKGTTNGVSTDFDGNYSITVSSSTAVLVVSYIGYTNQEIAVNNQSVINVSLSEDASQLDEVVVTALGIKRERKSLGYSVQEIQGASISEAREPNMVNALSGKITGLQVIKSSNGPAGSSKIVLRGYSSLTNSNQPLIVVDGTPINNFTGSSNEGFWSPSADLGNGIADINPDDIETLSVLKGASAAALYGSRAGNGVILITTKTGKSSKGLGVSYSATTGFHSIFMKPDLQSSFGQGSVGVYDEYTTSSWGPKIAGQTETGPEQGSVVFDKAYDNIGNYYKNGFSQNHSLSFQNSSDSGSFYASANYLDDEGISPSATLERLNLTARGVSKFGNDKRWTVDTKVQYNKTTANNRPRTGFGALSQYQTIINFPRSRDITQYSAGVDEFGNQLWFDPNSNQINPYWANKRRLSYDSRDRFIITGSLKHQFNDWLHAEIRTGADLYTTNTESKVFAGTSSTSRYGLGKSTFIEQNHSALIAASKDNIFGKFGGSITLGGNLMSTESSGISSNSGELLVPNLFSLNNGINPASVSQSFSEKKINSAYGLFQINYDGYLFLDVTGRNDWSSALSKENRSFFYKSINGSLVISDMITKNGGDLPSWFTFGKVRASIAEVGNDLGAYSLYNAFSIGNDPLGNTTASTNSTLRNPDIVNELIENLEFGLEARFFNNRVGVDFTWYKTNATNQIIPIPLDPFSGYNNKLINAGNIQNKGIEATLKTRILDNEDGLTWDMDVNYSTNENIVKELDADVTTFNLGGFDNFNISADVGQDYGTIVGSTFRRVEDESSPFFGRILVDADGLPLASTEKSVLGSQVPDALLGVTNMLSYKNFSFSFLVSASIGGEIFSGTNHALQRSGLGAVTVVNGERNDIVFNGVVDDGSGNLSENTTGASPQNYWAAITGRSGNLGINEANVYDATHVRLRNVNLTYNFDKAWLDKMPFQGLSIGVSANNVWMISSNLNGVDPESVNGTNTNATGFENLAPPTTRTVFFNIAAKF; from the coding sequence ATGATCCAAAAATTACTAAAACTAATGTTTGTGTTTTGCTTGTTTAGCATGCAAAGTATTCAAGGCCAAAACACAATAACAGGTACTATTACAGATAGTGCAACTGGAATTCCACTTGGTGGAGCAAACGTTATTGAAAAAGGCACTACAAACGGGGTCTCTACAGATTTCGATGGAAACTACAGCATTACGGTTTCTAGCTCAACAGCAGTATTGGTCGTTTCCTATATAGGATACACCAATCAAGAAATTGCTGTTAACAATCAATCGGTTATTAACGTATCTTTATCAGAAGACGCAAGCCAATTAGACGAAGTTGTTGTAACGGCCTTAGGGATTAAAAGAGAACGTAAATCTTTAGGATATTCCGTTCAAGAAATCCAAGGCGCTTCAATATCTGAAGCTCGAGAACCAAATATGGTTAACGCCTTATCTGGCAAAATAACAGGATTACAAGTTATTAAGAGTAGTAACGGTCCTGCGGGCTCTTCTAAAATTGTATTAAGAGGTTATAGCTCGTTAACAAATAGCAATCAACCGTTAATTGTGGTAGATGGCACACCAATAAACAACTTTACTGGTTCGTCCAATGAAGGCTTTTGGAGCCCTTCTGCCGATTTAGGTAATGGTATAGCCGATATAAATCCAGATGATATTGAGACCTTATCTGTGTTAAAAGGTGCTTCGGCTGCGGCTTTATACGGATCGCGTGCCGGTAACGGGGTTATTTTAATAACAACCAAAACAGGTAAATCCAGTAAAGGCTTAGGTGTTTCGTACTCAGCAACAACGGGTTTCCACAGTATATTTATGAAACCTGATTTACAAAGTAGTTTTGGTCAAGGTTCTGTAGGTGTATATGACGAATATACTACAAGCAGTTGGGGTCCAAAAATTGCAGGACAAACGGAAACCGGACCTGAACAAGGATCTGTAGTTTTCGATAAAGCCTACGATAATATAGGTAACTACTATAAAAATGGATTCAGCCAAAACCATAGCCTATCTTTCCAAAACTCATCGGATTCGGGGTCTTTTTATGCCTCGGCTAATTATTTGGATGATGAAGGTATTTCACCGTCTGCCACACTTGAGCGTTTAAACTTGACGGCAAGAGGTGTTTCCAAATTTGGCAATGACAAAAGATGGACAGTTGATACGAAAGTACAGTACAATAAAACAACAGCCAACAACAGACCAAGAACTGGTTTTGGGGCCTTAAGCCAGTACCAAACTATTATCAATTTCCCACGTTCGCGTGATATTACTCAATATTCTGCTGGTGTAGATGAATTTGGCAATCAATTATGGTTCGACCCAAATTCGAATCAAATTAACCCATATTGGGCAAATAAAAGACGATTAAGCTACGATTCAAGAGACCGTTTTATTATAACGGGATCATTAAAGCATCAGTTTAATGATTGGTTACATGCCGAAATAAGAACAGGGGCAGATTTATATACCACAAATACAGAGTCTAAAGTATTTGCCGGAACATCAAGCACGTCTAGATATGGTCTAGGAAAAAGCACCTTTATTGAGCAAAATCACAGTGCTTTAATAGCAGCTTCTAAAGACAATATTTTTGGAAAATTTGGAGGCTCTATTACATTAGGGGGCAACTTAATGTCTACCGAGAGTAGTGGAATTAGCAGTAATTCAGGCGAATTATTAGTTCCAAATTTATTCAGCTTAAACAATGGTATTAATCCAGCGTCCGTTTCACAATCGTTTAGCGAAAAGAAGATAAATTCAGCTTATGGACTTTTTCAAATTAACTATGACGGTTATTTATTTTTAGATGTAACGGGACGTAACGATTGGTCATCAGCCCTTAGTAAAGAAAACAGATCGTTTTTCTACAAATCGATAAATGGTTCTTTAGTTATTTCTGATATGATAACCAAAAATGGAGGCGACTTACCAAGTTGGTTTACTTTTGGTAAGGTTAGAGCCTCGATTGCCGAGGTAGGAAATGATTTAGGGGCTTATTCGTTATACAATGCATTTTCTATAGGCAATGATCCACTAGGTAACACAACTGCCAGTACAAACAGCACATTGAGAAACCCTGACATTGTTAATGAGTTAATTGAAAATCTTGAGTTTGGTCTAGAAGCTCGTTTCTTTAACAATAGAGTTGGTGTAGATTTTACCTGGTATAAAACCAATGCAACCAATCAAATTATACCCATTCCTTTAGATCCATTTAGCGGCTATAACAATAAACTGATAAATGCCGGTAACATTCAAAATAAAGGTATTGAGGCCACTTTAAAAACCAGAATTTTAGATAATGAAGATGGTTTAACTTGGGACATGGACGTTAACTATTCAACTAACGAAAATATCGTAAAAGAATTAGACGCCGATGTTACGACATTTAACTTAGGTGGATTTGATAACTTTAATATTAGTGCAGATGTTGGTCAAGATTATGGTACTATCGTAGGATCAACCTTCAGAAGAGTTGAAGATGAATCTAGCCCATTTTTTGGAAGAATTTTGGTTGATGCCGATGGTTTACCCTTAGCCTCTACTGAGAAATCTGTTCTAGGTTCTCAAGTACCGGATGCCTTATTAGGGGTTACAAACATGTTAAGCTACAAAAACTTTTCTTTCAGTTTCCTAGTTAGTGCTAGCATTGGCGGTGAGATTTTCTCAGGCACCAATCATGCGCTACAAAGATCTGGTTTAGGTGCCGTTACTGTGGTTAATGGAGAAAGAAACGATATTGTATTTAATGGCGTTGTAGACGATGGTTCTGGAAATTTAAGTGAAAACACAACCGGAGCATCACCTCAAAACTATTGGGCAGCCATAACAGGACGTTCTGGAAACCTAGGTATTAACGAAGCCAATGTTTATGATGCAACACATGTGAGATTAAGAAATGTAAATTTAACTTACAATTTTGACAAAGCATGGTTAGACAAAATGCCATTCCAAGGATTGTCAATTGGCGTATCGGCCAACAATGTTTGGATGATCTCAAGTAACTTAAATGGTGTAGATCCAGAATCGGTAAATGGTACAAATACCAATGCTACTGGTTTCGAAAACTTAGCGCCACCAACAACAAGAACTGTATTTTTTAATATAGCTGCTAAATTTTAA
- a CDS encoding SusD/RagB family nutrient-binding outer membrane lipoprotein, producing the protein MKKVLSKKLALICATLLIFSCSDFEEINKDPLAATAEQVEVEFFINNSIGAAQQDPHIAERVFVLYWKDASRTSRLGVLSQGRSNDGWTNDYFNGYISKWLLNITTAITVAEEKIATGNVKEYTENLLHIARIWRVYIMSEMTDGFGPIPINGFQGENPEYNSVEDVYMFMLAELKDAVSKIDESNTFKPDSDLDQAFGYDYTKWKQYGNSMRMRLAMRLSEVAPSVAQQHFEEAANSGQIIATPADDMRVYAGEGWNSYTNPQSRQWNSHYMTAAYRNLVVGLGGVTSVDQLPADDQVNIKPANYMGLKFDNHFTQLTNDPAKGFWLDGLPNTIDPRAYKTFPIPGNLDDEQYSNFPTWSNAHTQSERSLIIGEADNDDNGETDDITLDCAFTYNAFAAGDWGEVGAKNQLRSPGSYPRLGLDFRGEGERVFFPSWETHFLIAEAAARNWTTPISGKEAYETGIAHSFEYYGISDHVSTYIASEDYNNAGTSVSWDHTTEPPASVTMDYIDGYTGAAGTYSYTYPNNTIYKGGNVKNDLLNKIITQKFIASHAWIPLEIWNDHRRLGLPFFENPAVENPLPDLPQLNAGNVMTNQVDFFGQRIKYPSSFENNIPDGHSQAVQLLGGPDTVHTPLWWAKQN; encoded by the coding sequence ATGAAAAAAGTATTAAGTAAAAAACTAGCACTAATTTGTGCGACACTATTGATTTTTTCATGTAGTGATTTTGAAGAAATCAATAAAGATCCCTTGGCTGCTACGGCAGAACAAGTAGAAGTAGAATTCTTTATCAATAATTCTATCGGAGCGGCACAGCAAGATCCACACATCGCCGAACGTGTATTTGTATTATATTGGAAAGATGCTTCAAGAACCTCGAGATTAGGCGTGCTTTCTCAAGGGCGTTCGAACGACGGATGGACCAATGACTATTTTAATGGCTACATTTCTAAATGGTTATTGAATATCACAACTGCTATTACGGTGGCAGAAGAAAAAATTGCCACAGGAAACGTTAAGGAATATACTGAGAATTTATTGCATATAGCAAGAATTTGGAGAGTTTATATTATGAGCGAAATGACCGATGGTTTTGGACCAATTCCAATAAATGGCTTTCAAGGTGAAAACCCTGAATACAATAGCGTAGAAGACGTTTACATGTTTATGTTAGCAGAATTAAAAGATGCCGTTAGTAAAATAGACGAGTCCAACACCTTTAAACCGGATTCAGATTTAGATCAAGCGTTTGGTTACGATTATACCAAATGGAAACAATATGGAAATTCCATGAGAATGCGTTTGGCTATGCGCTTATCAGAGGTTGCGCCATCAGTAGCTCAACAACATTTTGAAGAAGCTGCCAATAGTGGTCAAATTATTGCCACACCTGCAGATGACATGAGAGTGTATGCTGGCGAAGGCTGGAATAGTTATACGAATCCGCAATCTAGACAATGGAATAGCCACTATATGACGGCGGCCTACAGAAATTTAGTTGTAGGCTTAGGTGGTGTAACCTCTGTTGACCAATTACCAGCTGATGATCAAGTGAACATTAAACCCGCTAATTATATGGGCTTAAAGTTTGATAATCACTTTACGCAACTTACAAACGATCCCGCTAAAGGCTTTTGGTTAGACGGACTACCAAACACCATCGATCCTAGAGCATACAAAACTTTCCCAATTCCTGGAAACCTGGATGATGAACAGTATAGTAATTTCCCAACTTGGAGTAATGCTCACACGCAATCTGAAAGAAGTTTAATTATTGGAGAAGCTGATAATGATGATAATGGTGAGACAGATGACATTACTCTTGACTGTGCCTTTACTTATAATGCTTTTGCCGCTGGAGACTGGGGCGAGGTCGGTGCTAAAAATCAATTGCGATCTCCTGGATCTTACCCGCGTTTAGGTCTAGACTTTAGAGGTGAAGGAGAGCGTGTGTTTTTCCCTTCTTGGGAAACTCATTTCCTAATAGCTGAAGCTGCTGCAAGAAACTGGACAACACCTATAAGTGGCAAAGAAGCTTATGAGACTGGTATCGCTCACAGTTTTGAATATTACGGTATCTCTGATCACGTATCAACCTATATCGCTTCAGAAGACTACAACAACGCAGGTACATCAGTAAGTTGGGACCACACTACAGAACCTCCTGCTAGCGTAACTATGGATTATATTGATGGTTATACGGGTGCTGCTGGAACTTACAGCTATACCTATCCTAATAACACTATTTATAAAGGAGGAAACGTTAAAAACGACCTTTTAAATAAAATTATTACGCAAAAGTTTATTGCATCGCATGCATGGATACCACTTGAAATATGGAACGACCATAGACGTTTAGGTTTACCATTCTTTGAAAATCCTGCGGTTGAAAACCCATTACCAGATTTACCACAATTAAATGCTGGAAATGTAATGACAAACCAAGTAGATTTCTTTGGACAGCGTATAAAATACCCTTCATCATTTGAAAATAATATTCCAGATGGTCATTCACAAGCTGTACAATTATTAGGAGGTCCGGACACGGTTCATACCCCATTATGGTGGGCTAAGCAAAATTAA